One genomic segment of Mycolicibacterium gilvum includes these proteins:
- a CDS encoding homogentisate 1,2-dioxygenase: protein MESFVHLRKGKTPKRIHADLDGLKDDELGRGGFVGRTANMYRRNDPTAYRTVGPLRPTDVLSSELKPSDATDPRGGPLLMFSNADCQVLLSRRTEEMPFFVRYVDGDLLSFVHRGSGSLETEFGPLTYRQGDWIYIPKACTWRQIPDPGPTGTTTLLMVQATEEFRVPPAGTLGRHFPFDPAQAVIPEPQPIDDDGRDEYEVRLIHEGGPTSLFYKHHPLDVEGWRGDNFPFTFNIDDYTVITSDSVHLPPTVHLFMQATGVYIMNFLPKPAESVPGTERTPWYHRNVDFDEIAFFHDGSLYGIPMPPGLVSHAPQGVHHGAPEKARERARRKFDDYDRVDWSVIAVDTRRRLIPSPEILANDLGQH, encoded by the coding sequence GTGGAATCCTTCGTCCACCTGCGAAAGGGTAAGACGCCCAAGCGGATTCATGCCGATCTGGACGGGCTCAAGGACGACGAGCTCGGACGCGGCGGATTCGTCGGACGCACCGCGAACATGTACCGCCGCAATGACCCGACGGCGTACCGCACCGTCGGGCCACTGCGACCCACCGACGTCCTGAGCTCCGAACTCAAGCCGAGCGACGCGACCGACCCTCGCGGCGGCCCCCTACTCATGTTCTCCAACGCGGACTGTCAGGTGCTGCTGTCCCGGCGCACCGAGGAGATGCCCTTCTTCGTGCGGTACGTCGACGGCGACCTGCTCTCGTTCGTCCACCGCGGATCCGGCTCGCTGGAAACAGAATTCGGGCCGCTGACCTACCGCCAGGGCGACTGGATCTACATCCCGAAGGCCTGCACATGGCGCCAAATTCCTGATCCTGGTCCCACCGGGACTACCACGCTGCTGATGGTCCAGGCCACCGAGGAGTTCCGTGTCCCACCCGCAGGCACTCTGGGGCGGCATTTCCCGTTCGACCCGGCGCAGGCGGTCATCCCGGAACCGCAGCCGATCGACGACGACGGCAGGGACGAATACGAGGTGCGGCTGATCCATGAGGGCGGCCCCACATCGCTGTTCTACAAGCACCATCCGCTCGATGTCGAAGGCTGGCGCGGCGACAACTTCCCGTTCACCTTCAACATCGACGACTACACGGTGATCACCTCCGACAGCGTCCACCTGCCGCCGACCGTGCACCTGTTCATGCAGGCGACCGGCGTCTACATCATGAACTTCCTGCCCAAGCCCGCGGAATCGGTTCCCGGGACCGAGCGCACACCGTGGTACCACCGCAACGTCGACTTCGATGAGATCGCGTTCTTCCACGACGGCTCGCTGTACGGAATCCCGATGCCGCCCGGCCTGGTCTCTCACGCCCCCCAGGGCGTCCATCACGGCGCGCCGGAGAAGGCGCGCGAGCGTGCACGACGCAAGTTCGACGACTACGACCGCGTGGACTGGTCCGTCATCGCCGTCGACACCCGCAGGCGGTTGATCCCGTCTCCGGAGATTCTCGCCAACGATCTGGGGCAGCACTAA
- a CDS encoding MDR family oxidoreductase: protein MTQINAMVAHEDAEGGIVLRREILDESALPDGDVEIHVEFSSVNYKDALAVTPKGGVARSYPLVPGIDVAGTVTSSSSPDFAVGDRVIAHGQDIGTGRHGGYAQTARYPADYLVKLATLSTADAAAIGTAGFAAAMSVLALRTHGVEPSDGPVLVTGATGGVGAVSVDLLAGLGYEVVASTGKSQAHDLLRDLGAAEVIDRVPGPDEKVRALGKAHWAGVVDCVGGKTLAYALSTLKYGGVAAISGLAGSPELPTTVMPFILRGATLAGIDSVLLPIESRREIWTQIESDLAPRHLARITRDVPVRDVADVLGTIIGGGVTGRTRVVVHDGF, encoded by the coding sequence ATGACGCAAATCAACGCGATGGTGGCCCACGAGGACGCCGAAGGCGGCATCGTCCTGCGCCGGGAGATCCTCGACGAATCCGCCCTTCCCGACGGCGACGTCGAGATCCACGTCGAGTTCTCCAGCGTCAACTACAAAGACGCACTGGCCGTGACCCCGAAGGGCGGTGTGGCGCGGTCGTATCCGCTGGTGCCCGGTATCGACGTGGCGGGCACCGTGACGTCGAGTTCGTCCCCGGACTTCGCCGTCGGTGACCGCGTCATCGCCCACGGGCAGGACATCGGCACGGGTCGGCACGGCGGCTACGCGCAGACGGCCCGGTATCCGGCCGACTATCTCGTCAAGCTCGCAACCCTGAGCACCGCCGACGCCGCCGCGATCGGCACGGCAGGCTTCGCCGCCGCGATGAGCGTGCTCGCGTTGCGCACCCACGGAGTCGAGCCGTCCGACGGTCCGGTGTTGGTCACCGGCGCCACCGGTGGGGTCGGGGCGGTCAGCGTGGACCTGCTGGCCGGACTCGGGTACGAGGTCGTCGCGTCGACGGGCAAGAGCCAGGCCCACGATCTGCTCCGTGACCTCGGCGCCGCCGAGGTGATCGATCGGGTCCCCGGACCCGATGAGAAGGTGCGCGCACTGGGGAAGGCCCACTGGGCGGGAGTGGTCGACTGTGTCGGCGGCAAGACCCTCGCCTACGCGCTGAGCACCCTGAAATACGGTGGTGTCGCGGCGATCTCGGGTCTGGCCGGTTCGCCCGAGCTGCCGACGACGGTGATGCCGTTCATCCTGCGCGGTGCGACGCTGGCCGGTATCGACTCGGTTCTGCTGCCCATCGAGTCTCGGCGGGAGATCTGGACGCAGATCGAATCCGACCTGGCGCCACGGCATCTCGCGCGGATCACCCGTGACGTACCGGTGCGCGACGTCGCTGACGTCCTCGGCACGATCATCGGCGGCGGCGTCACCGGGCGGACGCGTGTGGTGGTTCACGACGGCTTCTGA
- a CDS encoding CaiB/BaiF CoA transferase family protein, producing MTTGPLDGIRVIEVGTLISGPFAGRLLGDMGAEVIKIEPPGAPDPLRTWGQAELDGHHFFWTVHARNKKAVTLNLRVPEGRDLFLDLVERSDVIVENFRPGTLEKWGLGYDVLRERNRGIILVRVSGYGQTGPDAHKAGYASVAEAASGLRHMNGFPGGPPPRLALSLGDSLAGMFAAQGALAALYRRSVTGEGQIVDAALTESCLAVQESTIPDYDVGGVVRGPSGTRLEGIAPSNIYPTADGSWVVIAANQDTVFRRLCSAMGQPELATDERFVNHVARGRNQDELDAIIGAWAAQRQPADVIATLSEAGVISGPINTVAEVVEDPQLQARGMIADHWDERIGRNVKGPGVVPVLSETPGTIRTAGSARPGQHNDEIYRDLLGRSESDLVKLREGGVL from the coding sequence ATGACGACAGGTCCGCTCGACGGTATCCGGGTCATCGAGGTCGGCACGCTGATCTCGGGACCGTTCGCCGGCCGGCTACTCGGAGACATGGGTGCCGAGGTGATCAAGATCGAGCCGCCGGGTGCACCCGATCCGCTTCGCACCTGGGGGCAGGCCGAACTCGACGGACACCACTTCTTCTGGACGGTCCACGCGCGCAACAAGAAAGCCGTCACCCTCAACCTGCGTGTGCCCGAGGGTCGCGACCTGTTCCTGGATCTTGTCGAGCGCAGCGACGTGATCGTCGAGAACTTCCGGCCGGGCACGCTGGAGAAATGGGGACTCGGCTACGACGTTCTGCGAGAACGTAACCGGGGCATCATCCTGGTGCGGGTCTCCGGATACGGGCAGACCGGACCGGACGCCCACAAGGCGGGTTACGCGTCGGTCGCCGAAGCCGCCAGCGGCCTGCGGCACATGAACGGTTTTCCCGGTGGTCCTCCCCCGCGGCTGGCGCTGTCCCTGGGCGACAGCCTCGCCGGTATGTTCGCCGCGCAGGGCGCGCTGGCCGCCCTGTACCGCCGCTCGGTCACCGGCGAGGGGCAGATCGTCGATGCTGCGCTGACCGAATCCTGCCTGGCGGTGCAGGAGTCGACGATCCCCGACTACGACGTCGGCGGTGTCGTGCGCGGGCCGTCCGGAACCCGCCTCGAAGGCATCGCCCCGTCGAACATCTACCCCACCGCCGACGGCAGCTGGGTGGTCATCGCGGCGAACCAGGACACCGTGTTCCGTCGACTGTGCAGCGCCATGGGGCAACCGGAGCTCGCCACCGACGAGCGTTTCGTCAACCACGTTGCGCGGGGCCGCAACCAGGATGAGCTCGACGCGATCATCGGGGCCTGGGCCGCCCAACGTCAGCCCGCGGACGTCATCGCGACTTTGTCGGAGGCCGGGGTGATCAGCGGGCCGATCAACACCGTCGCCGAGGTGGTCGAGGATCCGCAGCTGCAGGCGCGCGGCATGATCGCCGATCACTGGGACGAACGCATCGGACGAAACGTCAAGGGCCCCGGCGTGGTTCCGGTGCTGTCGGAGACACCGGGCACCATCCGCACCGCGGGGTCGGCGCGACCGGGTCAGCACAACGACGAGATCTACCGCGATCTGCTGGGCCGCAGCGAGTCGGATCTGGTGAAGCTGCGAGAAGGGGGTGTGCTGTGA
- a CDS encoding esterase family protein has product MRLLDRIRGPWARRLGIATLAALLLPGVVGLTGGSVTAGAFSRPGLPVEYLMVPSPSMGRDIKVQFQSGGPNSPALYLLDGLRAQDDFNGWDINTQAFEWYLDSGISVVMPVGGQSSFYSNWYKPACGKNGCLTYNWETFLTQELPAWLQANRDVRPTNNAAVGLSMAGGSSLVLAAHHPGQFSYAGSMSGFLNPSEGWWPGLINISMGDAGGYKANDMWGPAETDPAWQYNDPMVQIPNLVANNSRIWVYCGNGTPNELGGGDLPATFLEGLTIRTNRTFQDNYLAAGGKNGVFNFPNNGTHNWAYWGRELQAMKPDLQAHLLG; this is encoded by the coding sequence ATGAGACTTCTTGACAGGATTCGCGGGCCTTGGGCACGACGACTCGGCATCGCGACACTCGCCGCGTTGCTGCTGCCCGGCGTGGTGGGCCTCACTGGAGGATCGGTGACCGCGGGGGCCTTCTCCCGGCCGGGTCTGCCGGTCGAGTACCTGATGGTGCCGTCCCCGTCGATGGGACGCGACATCAAGGTGCAGTTCCAGAGCGGCGGCCCGAACTCGCCGGCCCTGTACCTGCTCGACGGCCTGCGCGCGCAGGATGACTTCAACGGGTGGGACATCAACACCCAGGCATTCGAGTGGTACCTCGATTCCGGCATCTCCGTCGTCATGCCGGTCGGCGGCCAGTCCAGCTTCTACTCGAACTGGTACAAGCCGGCGTGCGGTAAGAACGGCTGCCTCACCTACAACTGGGAGACGTTCCTGACCCAGGAACTGCCGGCTTGGCTGCAGGCCAACCGGGACGTGCGCCCCACCAACAACGCGGCCGTCGGCCTATCGATGGCGGGCGGCTCCTCGCTGGTGCTCGCTGCCCATCACCCCGGTCAGTTCAGCTACGCGGGATCGATGTCCGGCTTCCTGAACCCGTCCGAGGGTTGGTGGCCCGGTCTGATCAACATCTCGATGGGCGATGCCGGTGGCTACAAGGCCAACGACATGTGGGGCCCCGCCGAGACCGACCCGGCGTGGCAGTACAACGACCCGATGGTGCAGATCCCGAATCTCGTCGCCAACAACAGTCGCATCTGGGTTTACTGCGGCAACGGCACTCCCAACGAGCTCGGCGGCGGCGACCTGCCCGCCACCTTCCTCGAGGGATTGACGATCCGCACCAACCGGACCTTCCAGGACAACTACCTCGCTGCCGGTGGAAAGAACGGTGTGTTCAACTTCCCGAACAACGGCACGCACAACTGGGCGTACTGGGGTCGCGAACTGCAGGCCATGAAGCCTGACCTGCAGGCACACCTCCTCGGCTGA
- a CDS encoding acyl-CoA dehydrogenase family protein has product MSSKVTAPAAVTDQFIADLSDRADDAERLRRLPAETLTDASASGLFDLLVPSRYGGQEAPFPAILEPVRRMAHGCASSAWTLGFYTLHNWMLALFSEEAQQEGFAARPFLAPAPLAPTGHGVACEGGIRVTGRWSWATGVMDGNWIMVGALCERTAGDPSTLYPVLALLPIDEARIEDVWHTDGMRATGSNDVIIDGAFVPSHRIVKVTDIYTGAAPGAALHDADTYRWPMVPALALLAAMPALGSAERAVEIYTERLSQRFLAYEGVMQKDKPVASIHLGSASVRLRALDALLADTVGEIENIIAAGDPVERPVRAHARLAAAHIVHESRAVIGELLGASGASAHFLDNPLQRVKRDVDVIAGHVVFDYDTSRELAGAVTMGAPIPRTAMV; this is encoded by the coding sequence ATGTCCTCGAAGGTGACGGCACCAGCAGCGGTAACCGACCAGTTCATCGCCGATCTGTCCGACCGGGCAGACGACGCCGAGCGTCTGCGCCGGCTTCCCGCGGAGACGCTGACGGATGCGTCGGCATCGGGACTGTTCGATCTCCTCGTACCGAGCCGCTACGGCGGACAGGAGGCGCCGTTCCCGGCGATCCTCGAACCCGTCCGCAGGATGGCGCACGGCTGCGCATCGAGCGCGTGGACCCTCGGCTTCTACACACTCCACAACTGGATGCTGGCGTTGTTCAGCGAGGAGGCCCAGCAGGAGGGCTTCGCGGCCCGTCCGTTCCTGGCGCCCGCTCCCCTGGCGCCGACCGGACACGGAGTCGCCTGCGAGGGCGGCATCCGGGTGACGGGCCGGTGGTCGTGGGCGACGGGCGTGATGGACGGCAACTGGATCATGGTCGGTGCACTGTGCGAGCGCACCGCCGGCGACCCGAGCACGCTCTACCCCGTTCTGGCGTTGCTTCCGATCGACGAGGCTCGTATCGAGGACGTCTGGCACACCGACGGCATGCGGGCGACCGGTTCCAACGACGTGATCATCGACGGCGCCTTCGTTCCCTCGCACCGGATCGTGAAGGTCACCGACATCTATACCGGTGCCGCACCGGGCGCGGCGCTGCACGACGCGGACACCTATCGGTGGCCGATGGTGCCCGCGCTCGCCCTACTGGCTGCGATGCCCGCCCTCGGCAGCGCTGAACGCGCCGTAGAGATCTACACCGAGAGGTTGTCCCAGAGGTTCCTGGCCTACGAGGGCGTCATGCAGAAGGACAAACCGGTGGCGTCGATCCATCTGGGTTCCGCCTCGGTCCGATTGCGCGCGCTGGACGCTCTGCTGGCCGACACGGTCGGCGAGATCGAGAACATCATCGCCGCCGGCGATCCCGTCGAACGGCCGGTTCGGGCGCACGCCCGACTGGCCGCAGCGCATATCGTCCACGAATCCCGCGCGGTGATCGGTGAGCTGCTCGGGGCGTCGGGCGCCAGTGCCCACTTCCTCGACAATCCGTTGCAGCGGGTGAAGCGCGACGTCGACGTGATCGCCGGGCACGTCGTCTTCGACTACGACACCAGCCGCGAACTTGCCGGGGCGGTGACAATGGGAGCACCGATCCCCCGCACCGCGATGGTGTGA
- a CDS encoding acyl-CoA dehydrogenase family protein yields MDFTLPDHLPGLLAEMDAFIEAEIKPLEREHIQYFDHRREHARTDWDNGGVPRREWEELLDEMRRRADAAGWLRYGLPSQFGGRDGSNLDMAVIREHLAAKGLGLHNDLQDESSIVGNFPQVIMMDRFGTEEQKREWTDALVTGKRSMAFGLTEPNHGSDATWLETTAVQDGDEWIINGAKRFNTGVHRATHDLVFARTSGEAGQARGITAFLVPCDSPGFTVPYYWWTFNMPTDHGEVLLENVRVPSGAILGEVDRGLEVGQTFLHENRIRQAASSLGAAQYCIDRAVAYANDRKVFGKPLATHQAVQWPLVELQTEAQMVRLLVRYAASELDRNHHMEVSDKVSMANYRANRLVCEAADRAMQVFGGVGYSRHEPFEHIYRHHRRYRITEGAEEIQIRRVAQRLFGFGRK; encoded by the coding sequence GTGGATTTCACCCTTCCCGACCATCTGCCGGGCCTGCTCGCCGAGATGGATGCGTTCATCGAGGCCGAGATCAAGCCGCTGGAGCGGGAACACATCCAGTACTTCGATCACCGCCGCGAGCATGCCCGCACCGACTGGGACAACGGCGGCGTCCCGCGGCGCGAATGGGAGGAACTGCTCGACGAGATGCGCAGGCGCGCCGACGCGGCCGGGTGGCTGCGTTACGGGCTGCCCTCACAATTCGGCGGCCGGGACGGCAGCAATCTCGACATGGCGGTGATCCGCGAGCATCTGGCGGCCAAGGGCCTCGGGCTGCACAACGACCTGCAGGACGAGTCGTCGATCGTCGGAAACTTCCCGCAGGTCATCATGATGGACCGGTTCGGTACCGAGGAGCAGAAGCGGGAATGGACCGACGCACTGGTGACCGGCAAGCGGTCGATGGCGTTCGGATTGACCGAACCCAACCACGGCTCGGACGCGACCTGGCTGGAGACCACCGCCGTGCAGGACGGCGACGAGTGGATCATCAACGGCGCCAAGCGGTTCAACACCGGTGTGCACCGGGCCACACACGATCTGGTGTTCGCCAGAACCTCCGGTGAGGCCGGGCAGGCCCGCGGGATCACCGCGTTCCTGGTGCCCTGCGACTCCCCGGGATTCACCGTGCCGTACTACTGGTGGACGTTCAACATGCCCACCGATCACGGTGAGGTGCTGCTGGAGAACGTGCGCGTGCCCTCGGGCGCGATCCTGGGTGAGGTGGATCGCGGCCTGGAGGTCGGGCAGACCTTCCTGCACGAGAACCGGATCCGCCAGGCGGCCAGCAGCCTCGGAGCGGCGCAGTACTGCATCGACCGGGCGGTCGCATACGCCAACGACCGCAAGGTGTTCGGCAAGCCGCTCGCGACGCACCAGGCGGTCCAGTGGCCGCTGGTCGAGTTGCAGACCGAGGCGCAGATGGTGCGCCTGCTGGTGCGTTATGCGGCATCCGAACTGGACCGCAACCACCACATGGAGGTCTCGGACAAGGTGTCGATGGCCAACTACCGCGCCAACCGGTTGGTGTGTGAAGCCGCCGACCGCGCCATGCAGGTGTTCGGAGGTGTCGGGTACAGCAGGCACGAGCCGTTCGAGCACATCTACCGGCACCACCGCCGCTACCGCATCACCGAGGGCGCCGAGGAGATCCAGATCCGGCGGGTGGCGCAGCGCCTGTTCGGGTTTGGGCGCAAGTGA
- a CDS encoding hydroxymethylglutaryl-CoA lyase codes for MSGLPTHVDIRDVSLRDGLQIEEPIPLSAKLDMLAAIAATGVREMEATAFVSPSKVPALADAAELAAQLHNFPDIEFSALVASPNGAKRAIAAGLRSIEYVVSAADGHSRANVGRSTAEATALIPEIVAIAHDSDVTVEVIIATAWDCPFDGPTPPQRVLDVVAAATNDAVDRLVIADTIGTATPRRVTDLITLVRPLIGDTPLGAHFHNTRGAGLASAYAAVGAGVTRLDASVGGLGGCPFAPGASGNIATEDLVYLLRDSGIHTDVDLAAAIDAARVAQHAVGHGLPSALLRAGDRIPG; via the coding sequence GTGAGCGGACTGCCGACCCATGTCGACATCCGGGATGTGTCCCTGCGCGACGGTCTGCAGATCGAGGAGCCGATTCCGTTGTCGGCCAAGCTCGACATGCTCGCCGCCATCGCCGCCACCGGGGTTCGGGAGATGGAGGCGACGGCCTTCGTGTCCCCCTCGAAGGTTCCCGCCCTCGCCGACGCCGCCGAACTCGCTGCCCAACTCCACAACTTCCCGGACATCGAGTTCTCGGCGCTGGTCGCCAGCCCCAACGGCGCGAAACGCGCGATCGCGGCGGGCCTGCGGTCGATCGAGTATGTGGTGTCGGCCGCCGATGGTCACAGCAGGGCCAACGTCGGCCGGTCCACCGCCGAGGCGACCGCGCTGATCCCCGAGATCGTCGCGATCGCACACGACAGCGACGTCACCGTCGAGGTCATCATCGCCACGGCCTGGGACTGCCCCTTCGACGGCCCCACCCCGCCGCAGCGGGTCCTCGACGTCGTCGCTGCCGCCACGAACGACGCGGTGGATCGGCTGGTGATTGCCGACACCATCGGGACCGCCACGCCGCGACGGGTCACCGACCTGATCACGCTGGTACGTCCCCTGATCGGCGACACACCGCTGGGCGCGCACTTCCACAACACCCGCGGCGCCGGCTTGGCCAGCGCCTACGCAGCGGTCGGTGCCGGCGTCACGCGACTGGACGCCTCGGTCGGCGGACTCGGCGGATGCCCGTTCGCACCCGGCGCGAGCGGCAACATCGCGACCGAGGATCTCGTCTACCTGCTCCGCGACAGCGGCATCCACACCGATGTCGACCTGGCGGCTGCGATCGACGCGGCGCGCGTCGCGCAGCACGCGGTGGGCCACGGACTTCCCAGTGCCTTGCTGCGCGCCGGCGACCGGATCCCGGGCTAG
- a CDS encoding TetR/AcrR family transcriptional regulator, which produces MAKSGESAGRLSVDDWIQAGYAIIADEGRSALKIDRLCTRLGVTKGSFYWHFRDMAAYRAALVQAWAELRDSDRSHFGDLGDLTPRERLTRMMASLLGERQWTLERAMREWARTDPVVADSVHNADLLVLGAVRDAFLAAGFDDDDADVRANATFAAGIGFLHLSAAPPDARLTEQRERFLDLMLSR; this is translated from the coding sequence ATGGCGAAGAGCGGCGAGAGCGCGGGTCGGCTGTCGGTCGACGACTGGATCCAGGCCGGTTACGCGATCATCGCCGACGAGGGACGGTCAGCGCTCAAGATCGACCGTCTGTGCACGCGACTCGGGGTCACCAAGGGCAGTTTCTACTGGCATTTCCGCGATATGGCGGCCTACCGTGCGGCGCTGGTGCAGGCGTGGGCCGAACTCCGGGACAGCGATCGCAGCCACTTCGGCGACCTGGGCGACCTCACTCCGCGCGAACGCCTGACCCGGATGATGGCGTCGCTCCTGGGCGAGCGCCAGTGGACGTTGGAGCGGGCGATGCGGGAATGGGCCAGAACCGACCCCGTGGTCGCCGACAGCGTCCATAACGCAGACCTGCTGGTTCTGGGCGCGGTGCGCGATGCGTTTCTCGCCGCGGGTTTCGACGACGACGACGCCGACGTGCGCGCCAACGCGACATTCGCCGCAGGTATCGGCTTCCTGCATCTGTCCGCGGCGCCTCCCGACGCGAGGCTGACCGAACAACGGGAACGCTTTCTCGATCTGATGCTCAGCCGATAG
- a CDS encoding nitroreductase/quinone reductase family protein, with protein sequence MAETTRDRVTKFFQKNIANRVMRHIPIQTLLETTGRKSGLPRTTPLGGRRIGDEFWFVSEFGDRSQYVRNIMADPNVRLRLRGRWHRGIAHLLPEDDAQARMRMLPRYNNVGVRTFGTNLLTIRVDLID encoded by the coding sequence ATGGCCGAGACAACACGTGACCGCGTCACGAAGTTCTTCCAGAAGAACATCGCCAACCGCGTGATGCGGCACATTCCGATCCAGACGCTGCTGGAGACGACGGGACGGAAATCCGGTCTGCCGCGCACCACGCCACTGGGCGGCCGCCGCATCGGTGACGAGTTCTGGTTCGTCTCCGAGTTCGGCGACCGATCCCAGTACGTGCGCAACATCATGGCCGACCCGAACGTCCGGCTGCGACTGAGGGGACGCTGGCACCGTGGCATCGCGCATCTGCTTCCCGAGGACGATGCGCAGGCCCGGATGCGGATGCTGCCGCGGTACAACAACGTTGGCGTCCGCACCTTCGGCACCAACCTGCTGACGATCAGGGTCGACCTGATCGACTGA
- a CDS encoding TetR/AcrR family transcriptional regulator: MPPGPSETLSAKGRQTRDALAQAARKLFAERGFHGTTLADITSAAGKSPAAFYRYFNDKEDLLAALAESFLHDVVAPSGLRVPLPESPDDDAFFTAVVTGYWTMFKQNIGIMIAVAQLAATQPRFTLVQNEFRRFGMDIVAASVRRAQEQGYGTELNPEHTAAAIALLFENFTTVFVGASGLGVQMTDQDAIATLSRIWKKTLYGY, encoded by the coding sequence GTGCCGCCGGGACCGTCGGAGACACTGAGCGCCAAAGGTCGGCAGACCCGGGACGCTCTGGCGCAGGCGGCGCGAAAGCTGTTCGCCGAACGTGGTTTCCACGGCACCACCCTGGCCGACATCACCTCGGCGGCGGGAAAGTCACCGGCGGCGTTCTACCGTTATTTCAACGACAAGGAAGATCTGCTCGCGGCGCTCGCCGAATCGTTCCTACACGACGTCGTCGCCCCGTCCGGCCTGCGGGTGCCGCTCCCCGAGTCCCCGGACGACGACGCGTTCTTCACCGCGGTCGTCACCGGATACTGGACGATGTTCAAGCAGAACATCGGCATCATGATCGCGGTGGCGCAGCTGGCCGCCACGCAGCCTCGATTCACCCTGGTGCAGAACGAGTTCCGCCGATTCGGGATGGACATCGTAGCGGCGTCGGTGCGGCGCGCGCAGGAACAGGGCTACGGCACAGAACTCAACCCGGAGCACACCGCAGCCGCGATCGCGCTGTTGTTCGAGAACTTCACCACCGTGTTCGTCGGAGCGTCCGGGTTGGGGGTGCAGATGACCGACCAGGACGCCATTGCGACACTGTCACGCATCTGGAAGAAAACGCTGTACGGGTACTGA
- a CDS encoding alpha/beta hydrolase yields MTKYEYDRIPYLVAYQNNSAVRDVYGGVAELVVLESYLLKPKTVESDTVLVFMHPIGGGAYLPMINALARAGHHVIYCNSRFRGTDSALLMEKVVEDLGECIKDAKNRLGYRKVVLAGWSGGGSLSVFYQQQAQHPTVTASPSGDGPDLTKLGLIPADGIMLLAAHISRHGTMTEWMDASILDESDPSKRDPELDLYNPDNPHQPPYTQEFLERYHQAQIARNRRITKWVKEKLAELKAAGRPEDEFAFVVHGTMADPRWLDPTVDPNERAPGTCYLGDPQVVNMSPVGLARFCTLRSWLSQWSYDDANGDAVKAGPDIAVPALVIGNLADDACTPSHTRRIFEAIGHEDKEMHEIAGANHYYAGADQRDKLRQAVGIVTDWLQRHDFAGVR; encoded by the coding sequence GTGACCAAGTACGAGTACGACCGCATCCCGTATCTGGTTGCCTACCAGAACAACTCAGCTGTGCGCGACGTGTATGGCGGCGTCGCCGAGCTCGTCGTGCTGGAGAGCTACCTGCTCAAGCCCAAGACCGTCGAGTCCGATACCGTGCTGGTGTTCATGCACCCGATCGGCGGCGGCGCCTACCTGCCGATGATCAACGCGCTCGCCCGTGCCGGCCATCACGTCATCTACTGCAACAGCCGCTTCCGCGGCACCGACTCGGCCCTGCTGATGGAGAAGGTCGTCGAAGACCTCGGCGAGTGCATCAAGGACGCCAAGAACCGTCTCGGCTATCGGAAGGTCGTCCTCGCCGGCTGGAGCGGCGGTGGTTCGCTGTCGGTCTTCTACCAGCAGCAGGCCCAGCACCCCACGGTCACCGCGAGCCCGTCCGGGGACGGGCCGGACCTCACCAAGCTGGGTCTGATTCCCGCCGACGGCATCATGCTGCTGGCCGCACACATCAGCAGGCACGGCACCATGACCGAATGGATGGACGCGTCGATCCTCGACGAGAGCGACCCGTCCAAGCGCGATCCCGAACTGGATCTGTACAACCCCGACAATCCGCATCAGCCGCCCTACACCCAGGAGTTCCTGGAGCGCTACCACCAGGCGCAGATCGCCCGCAACCGGCGAATCACCAAGTGGGTCAAGGAGAAGCTGGCCGAGTTGAAGGCAGCGGGGCGCCCGGAGGACGAGTTCGCGTTCGTCGTGCACGGCACCATGGCCGACCCGCGCTGGCTGGATCCCACCGTCGATCCGAACGAACGCGCCCCGGGAACGTGCTACCTGGGCGATCCTCAGGTGGTGAACATGAGTCCGGTCGGCCTGGCGCGTTTCTGCACGCTCCGCAGCTGGCTGTCTCAATGGAGCTACGACGACGCCAACGGCGACGCGGTCAAGGCCGGGCCAGACATCGCGGTCCCGGCGCTGGTGATCGGCAACCTCGCCGACGACGCCTGCACTCCGAGCCACACCCGACGCATCTTCGAGGCCATCGGGCACGAGGACAAGGAAATGCACGAGATCGCCGGAGCGAACCACTACTACGCGGGCGCGGATCAACGGGACAAGCTCCGCCAAGCCGTCGGCATCGTCACCGACTGGCTGCAGCGGCACGACTTCGCGGGCGTTCGATGA